The Anabas testudineus chromosome 11, fAnaTes1.2, whole genome shotgun sequence genome has a segment encoding these proteins:
- the pithd1 gene encoding PITH domain-containing protein 1: protein MSGHGHGHGHGHGCGCEGEHEPAERGLEYGLYRRIDLEKVQCLNESRDGDGKLVFKPWDQRNERDKFVESDADEELLFNIPFTGSVKLKGIIISGEDNYSHPAEIRLYKNIPQMSFDDTGREPEQAFRLNRDPLAELEYPTKIARFSNVQHLSIHISKNFGAENTRVYYIGLRGEYSEAHRHEVTICNYEAAANPADHKVESIIPQTNFIS from the exons ATGTCCGGGCACGGTCACGGTCACGGGCACGGCCATGGCTGCGGGTGCGAGGGGGAACACGAGCCGGCGGAGAGGGGCCTGGAGTACGGACTGTACCGGAGGATCGACCTGGAGAAGGTGCAGTGTCTGAACGAGAGCAGGGACGGGGACGGGAAGCTGGTGTTCAAGCCGTGGGACCAGCGGAACGAGCGGGACAAG TTTGTCGAGAGTGATGCCGATGAAGAGCTGTTATTCAACATCCC CTTTACAGGAAGCGTGAAGCTGAAAGGCATCATTATCTCTGGAGAAGATAACTACTCTCATCCAGCTGAGATACGACT GTACAAAAACATTCCCCAGATGTCCTTCGACGACACCGGCAGAGAACCTGAACAAGCTTTCAGACTCAACAGAGACCCTCTGGCTGAGCTGGAGTACCCAACAAA AATTGCTCGTTTTTCCAACGTTCAGCACCTCTCCATCCACATCTCAAAGAACTTTGGAGCAGAGAACACCAGGGTTTACTACATCGGTCTGAGGGGAGAGTACTCAGAG GCTCACAGACATGAAGTGACGATCTGTAACTACGAGGCAGCTGCAAACCCTGCAGATCACAAAGTGGAGAGCATCATTCCGCAAACCAACTTCATCTCCTGA